One genomic window of Desulfurococcus mucosus DSM 2162 includes the following:
- a CDS encoding radical SAM protein, with protein sequence MTGVASYYLEFKARLRDRVSALLGDSEREEALRDPHSKRKPRPCGFTIHTGIGCTMGCLYCYIGDMGFPIDSIKPYPLSGVQLVYALLNNRYFLPGREGSLIALGSVTEPLHPAVLERTLEYIEAVKRYMGNHIQFSTKAYVSKTTAAKLAEIDPGISPLVTIVSLRYSSILERNAPKPDLRFESIRTMSEAGLKPLLFLRPVIPGITEWEFEEIIDEAAEHGAIGVVAGGLRVSRGIIDRLRDTGVDLREIEKRIKIPLGKLRAGVQYGVEVSDIKEKIAAYARRKGLKYFPSACMANLYTHGETCWRMISLGLEGQGSPLREPSKSSVEEALRDIGCSGFFKGFSEGYIIVEPDRGCDIVLAGELLRCWFKACVRFSKSRGKCLEDCGGVW encoded by the coding sequence TTGACAGGTGTCGCCTCATACTATCTTGAATTTAAGGCTAGGCTCAGAGACCGGGTGTCGGCGTTACTCGGTGACAGTGAGAGAGAGGAGGCGTTGAGGGACCCGCATTCCAAGAGGAAGCCGAGGCCCTGTGGCTTCACTATTCACACTGGAATCGGGTGCACGATGGGATGCCTATACTGCTACATAGGTGACATGGGGTTTCCCATTGACTCTATAAAGCCGTATCCTTTAAGCGGAGTGCAATTGGTCTACGCTTTGCTTAACAACAGGTATTTCCTACCGGGTAGAGAGGGCTCGCTCATAGCTTTAGGTAGCGTGACGGAGCCGTTGCATCCAGCGGTCTTAGAGAGAACCCTGGAATACATTGAGGCCGTGAAGAGATACATGGGGAACCACATACAGTTCTCCACAAAGGCATATGTATCGAAAACCACGGCGGCAAAGCTTGCGGAAATAGATCCAGGTATCTCACCGCTTGTCACCATAGTATCCCTCAGGTACTCCAGTATTCTTGAGAGAAACGCACCTAAGCCGGATCTCAGGTTTGAATCCATAAGAACTATGAGTGAAGCGGGATTGAAGCCCCTGCTGTTTCTAAGACCCGTAATTCCCGGTATAACTGAGTGGGAATTCGAGGAAATAATAGATGAGGCGGCTGAGCACGGTGCGATAGGTGTCGTTGCAGGCGGGTTAAGGGTGAGTAGAGGGATCATTGATAGACTGAGAGACACCGGTGTAGATCTAAGGGAGATAGAGAAACGCATCAAAATACCCTTGGGGAAACTGCGTGCAGGGGTTCAATATGGAGTAGAGGTCTCAGACATAAAGGAGAAGATAGCTGCTTACGCTAGGAGGAAGGGGCTTAAATACTTCCCATCGGCATGCATGGCTAACCTCTATACTCATGGGGAAACATGCTGGAGAATGATCTCGCTTGGGCTTGAGGGTCAGGGGAGCCCTCTACGTGAACCAAGCAAGAGCTCGGTTGAGGAGGCTCTCAGGGATATTGGATGCAGTGGCTTCTTCAAGGGCTTCTCCGAAGGCTACATCATTGTAGAGCCTGACAGGGGATGCGATATCGTGCTGGCTGGAGAGCTATTGAGGTGCTGGTTCAAGGCATGTGTCC